CTGCTGCCAGCCGAGGTCGGTGAGCAGTTCGCGGACGGTCTTCTTGGTCCGGGGGTCGTTGCCGGAGAGGAAGGCGGTCGGCGCCTGGGCGAGAGCGGCGGGTGCGGTCATCACCGGGAAGAGCATCGTGTTGAGCGTCTTGACGACGTGCGTTTCAGGGAGCGCTTCCTGGAGTTGCTCGGCCAGGCTGGAGCCGGGGTGGATCAGGTCGGCGGGCAGTCCGTCCGGTCCGTCGGTGGTGGCGTTGGAGACGTCGACGAGGATCTTGCCGCGCAGTTCCTCGCGCAGCGCGGTGAGACGCTCCAGCGAGCCGGCGCCGGGGGTGGCGTTGATGACGACCTCGGCGGTGCGGGCGGCGTCGGCGGCGGCGCCCGGCTCGCGGTCCACTGCGGTCACCTCGTGGCCTGCCCGGACGAGTGCCTGGGCGAGGTTGCCGCCGACGCGGCCGTTTCCGAGAACGGCGATCGTGGTCATGTTGTTCTGTTCCTTCCGGGCGTGCGGGTGGTGGTGCGGGGTCAGCGGGAGAGCGTGGCGACGGCTCGGGCGTGGACGCCGGGCGCGGCAGCGAGGAAGGTGTCGCTCTGCGGGGTCCAGGGGCGGCCCTCGGCGTCGGAGACCGCCCCGCCGGCCTCGGTGACGAGCAGTGCCCCGGGCAGCAGGTCGGCCCGGGCGCCGGCGAACTGCCAGAACGCGTCGATCCGGCCGGCCGCCACGTTCAGCAGGTGCAGGGTCGCGGGCACGGAGGTGCGCACCACGAGCGCGTCGAGGAGCATCGCGGTGATGGAGGAGCCGATGCGCCGCACGACCTCCTCGTTCTCGTCCGGCCTGGCCTGGCTCGTGGCCACCAGGCCCAGGGCGAGGTCGGTGGTCCGGGACACGTGCAGCGGGTGGCCGTCGAGGTGGGCGCCGGCGCCGGCGAGCGCGGTGTAGGTCTCGCCGGTCAGGGGCAGGTGGACCGCGGTGAGCACCGGCCGGTTGTCGCGCACGAGGGTGGCGGTCACCGCCCATTCGGGCAGGGCGTGCAGGTGGTTGACGTTGCCTTCGGCCGGGTCCACGACCCACCACTCCCCGGAGGGCAGGGCTCCGCCCGCGAGCTCGTCCTCCACGAAGCGGGCGTCCGGGCGGAGGCGCGCGAGGGCGGGGCGCAGGACCTCCAGGGCCGCGGCATCGTTGGCGGCCAGCGCACCCATCAACTCTTCGCGGGTCCGGTACGGGACCACGTCGCCGAAGCGCTCCCGCAGCACCGCGCCTGCCGCGCGCACGGCGTCGGCAGTCCGGGCGAGCAGGTCGGCGCCGGACGCGGAGCCGGCGGGTGCGGCGTTGGCGTTGGCGGGTGAGGCGGATTCGGCCGTCCGGATCGGCTCGGGCATGGTGGTGCTCCTGTCTGTGGAAGCGGGATCAGGCGGACTGGGCGAACTGTGCTCTGTTCTCGCCTGCGTTTCGAAGGTAGAGACACCGATCATTAACATCAAGTGCATGTCATTCACTGCTGGGATGACTCTCGTGCAACTGAACCCGCCGCCTTCCCGAGCCGGGGACGCCCCGCCGGGACGCTACTGGCCGGAAGCGTCCGGAGCGGCGAACAGGTCCTGGAGGGTCCGGGTCGCCAGGTCGAGCAGCCAGGTGTGAGCGGGGTCGTCGTCGTAGCGCTGGTGCCAGAGCAGATAGAGCGGCACAGGGGGCAGGTCGAACGGCAACGCCAGCATGACCAGGCCGAGTTGGTCGCGGGCGGAGCGGGTGACCGCTTCGGGGAGGGTGACCACGACGTCGGTGTCACGGGCGAGTTGCAGCGCGGTGTCCGTCGCGGGGGCGGAGACGGTGACGCGGCGCTCGTGGCCGAGGGCGGCGACGACCTCGTCGACCCGGTCGTGCAGGCTTCCGCGCCGGGAGACGGTCACGTGGTCGGCCGCCGCGTACCTCGCGACGGTCACCGGCCCTTCGGTGAGCGGATGGCCCGCCCGGACCGCGAGGATGATCCGGTCCTGGCCGATGAGGCGGTGCCGGATGTCGGGCCGGGACGGCGGTGCGGCGCTGGAGGCCAGGTCGACCTCGCCGCGACGCAGCTCGGGGGTGTCGTGGCCGGGCTCGACCGTGAGACGGATCTTCGCCCTCGGGGCCTGGCGGTGCATCGCGGCGACGAGAGCGGTCCCGCAGGCGGTGGTGAGGGCGTCGTGCAGGCGGACGGTGAACACGCGCTCCAGTCCCGCCAGGTCGAGGTCCGGACGGGAGGACAGCAACTGGTGGGCCTGCTGCACCAGGACGTGGACCTCGGTGCGCATGGCCAGGGCGCGAGGGGTGGGCGTCATGTGGCGCCCGGTGCGGACCAGGATCTGGTCGCCGGTGGCTTTGCGGATGCGGCCCAGCGAGCGGCTCATCGCCGGCGCGGTGACGTGGAGCCGGTCTGCGGCCCCGGCCACGCTGCCCTCTTCCAGCAGCGCGTCCAAGGCGGTGAGCAGGTTCAAATCCAATTGCATGGCGGTCACTATAGGAGCGGGAAGCATGCACTCGTTGTTAGGTTCTGTCCGCCAACCCCCGATCAGCCGCGTCAACAACGCTTCAGGTCAACACACCTAGCCGGTGCAGGTGTCGGTCGACCGCCAGTCCAGCTCGATGATGTTTCCGGGGTACTGGTGGGGCTTCCATCCGTCCTCGGCGCACAGGGCGAGCACGGCTTCCTCCAGGCTTTCGAGATCGCGCCCGGTGCGTTCCCGGGCCAGCCGGACGACGGAGTCCGGATCGTTGACGAGGAGCGCGTTGTTCTCCACCACGGAGATCCAGCGGCGGTCGTTCGGTTCCGTCTCGTTGCTGACCTCCAGGGGCACGTCCTCGTCCGTGCTCTCGGCGCTGATGGCGAGAAGCGGGTTCCCCCACCCGGCTTCGGCGTGCACGGCTTCGCCGTATGCCAGGGCCAGGCTCCGGATCCGCTCGGCCAGCTGAACGACGCGCGCCGCGTCGGACGGGTCTTCCGCGCACTGCCGTGAATGCTCCAGGACGGCCGCGCAGAGTTCTTCGGCGGTGCTGCTGATCGTCATCGTTTCCTGTTCCAGGGCCGGTTGATGGCGCTGATGGTGCCACGCCCGGCCGCTCCTCCTCGATCGTTTTACCGACCGGCAGGACGGTCAGGTGGCGGCGGGGGGCTCGCCGAAGCGGTGTCCTGCGCAGTCGCCGAGGGTGGTGACCCAGGACGGGAGGGGGGCGGTTCGGGCGGCCTCCGCGCCGGGGACGTCGTGGGCCGGACGGGGGCCGGTGCGGGGGAGAAGGCGGGCGGCGAGGGTCAGGAGTCTGGTGGTGGTGGCGGGGGCCAGGCCCTGGAAGCGTGATCCGATCCGGGCCGCGGGGGTGAGGACGAGGTCGGGGCGGCCGCGTTCGGCGGCGCGGACGATGGCGCGGGCGGCCCGCTCGGCGTCCATCGACAGCAGGGGCAGGGAGGCGGCCGCGGCGAACCAGGAGTACTCCGCGGCGGCCCGGCCGTGGAACCTTGCCGCCGTGTGGGAGCCGGTGCGCATCAGACCGGGTACGACGGTGGTGACGGAGACCCCGCTTCCGGCGAGCTCCGCGCGGAGGCCCTGGGAGAGTCCGGCTGCGGCGAACTTCGCGGCCACGTAGGGAAGCAGGTGCGGGGCGGGGACCCGGCCGCCGATCGAGGTGATGTTGACGATCGAGCCGTGGCCGGTCCGGCGCAGGTCGGGCAGGGCGGCGGTGGTGAGGCGCAGCGGCGCGAAGAGCATGGTCTCCATGGCCTGCCGGAAGTCCTGCTCGCGCAGGGCGTCGAACGGTCCGACCTGGATGATGCCGGCGTTGTTGACGAGCAGGTCGAGCGGGCCGAACCGGTCGTGGACGGCGGCCAGGAGCTGCTCGGGCGCTCCGGGGTCGGTGATGTCGCAGGCGACGGAGGCGACTGACGCGCCGTCAGCGGCCAGGCGCCGCTCGGCCCGGCGCAGTTCGTCCCGGTCGCGGGCGCAGAGCATCACCCGGTACCCGCGGCCGGCGAGTTCCCGCGCGATGAGCAGGCCGAGCCCGCGGGACGCGCCGGTGACCAGCGCGGTCCGGGCGGGGCCGGGGGACGCGGTGCTCGTGGGCCGGTCGGCCGGGGCGGGGCGTCGGCGGGATGGGCGCCGACGGGAGGGGTGTGCCATGGGTGGGCCTCCACCGTCGTGGGCGGTGCGGGTCAGGGGTGGAAGAGGATCTTGACGGCGCCGTCCTGCTTCTTCTGGAACATCTCGTACGCCTCAGGCGCCTGGGCGAGCGGGAGGTGGTGGGTGGCGAAGTCGTCGACGCCGAGGGGGTCGCCGTCCAGGAGCAGCGGGAGGATCTCCGGCACCCAGCGGTGGACGTTGGCCTGGCCCATCCGCAGCTGGATCTGCTTGTCGAACATGGTGAGCAGCGGCAGCGGGTCGGTCTGGCCGCCGTAGACGCCGGAGACGGAGATGGTGCCGCCGCGGCGCACGATGTCGATGGCCAGGTGGAGGGCGTGGAGCCGGTCGATGCCGGCGCGTTCCATCAGGGCGGCGGCGAGCCGGCCGGGCAGGAGCGAGGTCGCCTTCTGGGCGAGTCCGGCTCCGGGCGACCCGTGGGCCTCCATGCCGACGGCGTCGATGACGGCGTGCGGGCCGAGGCCGTCGGTGAGATCGCGGATCACCTCGGCGAGGTCCTTGCCGTGCTCGGCGAGGTTCAGCGCGGTGACTCCGCGGGCCCGGGCGCGGTCGAGGCGTTCGGGCACCAGGTCCACGCCGATCACCTGGCCGGCGCCGCGGTGGAGGGCGATCCGGGCGGCCATGTCGCCGATCGGTCCGAGGCCGAGCACGACCAGGCTGCCGCCGGCGGGGACGTCGGCGTACGCGACGGCCTGCCAGGCGGTGGGCAGGACGTCGGAGAGGAAGACGAAGCGGTCGTCCGGCGGTCCGTCGGGCACCTTGACGGGCAGGTTGTTCCCGAACGGGACCCGGAGCAGCTCGGCCTGGCCGCCGGGGACCTGGCCGTACAGCTTGGTGTAGCCGAACAGGGCCGCACCGTTGCCGTAGTCGCGGACCTGGGTGGTCTCGCACTGGGAGTGCAGGCCGTCGCTGCAGGTGCGGCAGGTTCCGCAGGAGACGTTGAACGGGACGACGACCCGGTCGCCCGCCTCGACCTCCGTGACGTCGGGCCCGACGTCCTGCACCACGCCCATCGGCTCGTGGCCGAGGATGTCGCCCGCCTCCAGGAAGGGCCCGAGGACTTCGTAGAGGTGCAGGTCGGATCCGCACAGGCCGCTGGAGGTGATGCTGACGATGACGTCGGTCGGATCCTTGATCGTCGGGTCGGGCACCGTTTCGACGCGCACGTCCCGCTTTCCCTGCCAGGTCAGGGCCTTCATCAGTGCCACCTCGCTCGCTCTTCGCGCCGTTCGGCTGTTGCGTGGGGCGGCTGCCCGGCCGGCGGCTTCGAAAACAGGGGTCGGCGGCCCGCGCCGGGTGGGTCGTGTCGTGCGGGTCGTGTCGTGCGGGTCGTGTCGTGCGGGTCGTGTCGTGCGTGCGGTGGAGTGAACGGGGCACACGCACGAGGCGCAGCGTGTGCGGGGGCGGGTTCGCCGACGCCCGCGCGCCGCCGATCAGGTGAGGTCTTGGCGGCGCGCCGGGCCGACCGGCCCGTGCCGGGGACGACTGCGCGAGCGGGCCGGGAGGGTCCTGGCCGGCACGAGGAGAGGCAGGCGCGTGATGGGCCACGGCGGAAACGTGATCGAGGAGCTGAAGGCCGACCACCGCGAGGTGGAGGAGATGTTCGCCCGCATCCGGACGATGACGGGCGGCGGGCAAGGACTGCGCGACGTGGTGGACGAGGTCACCATCGAGCTGGTGCGGCACTCGGTCGCCGAGGAGCAGTACCTGTACCCGGCGGTGCGCGAGCACGTCCAGGGCGGGGACGGGCTCGCGGACAAGGAGATCGAGGACCACGCCAAGGTCGAGAAGATGCTCAAGAAGCTGGAGCAGATGGACACCGGCGACCCGCAGATGACCCCGCTGCTGCACCAGCTCATGGACGAGGTGTCGGCGCACGTGCAGGACGAGGAGCAGAACCTGTTCCCGATGCTGGCGATGGCCTGTACGCCGGAGCAGCTGAACGACCTCGGCGACAAGGTCCGCCGCGCCAAGTCGATGGCTCCCACCCGCCCGCACCCGGCCGCCCCGAGCAGCCCGACGGCCAGCAAGCTGCTCGCGCCGGGCGCGGGACTGGTCGACCGGGCCCGGGACTTCGTCAGCGGGCGCGGCAAGTCCTGATCGTTCGCACGAGCGTTCCCCTCCGGGGCCGCCCCGCGTCCGCGGGGCGGCCCCGGAGGGTTGTCGGGCCGGCCGTGACGCGCGTCATTCCGCGCGCGGGGGCCTGCTGCCTACACTGGTCGGCCAGCAGCGGGGCAGCGCGGCCCCGCCACCGAGCAGCTCGCACCGCCCCCACCGCGGACACCGGCGAGCCCGCCTTGAGAGGGCCGATCGCCGTGCCCACCGACCTGACCCCCGTCATAGCCGCCAGCGCCCGCTGGCTGCTGGCCGCCTACCCGCCGCCGACGGGCGCACTGAACGCGGCACTCGCCGCAGCGCAGGCCCGCCAGGCCGCCGAGCTCGCCGCCCAGCTGCGCTACCCCACGGCCGTGGACGTGGAACTGCTGCACCTGCTCGGCCCGGGCGGCTCCGACGGCCTCGACCTGCTCACCGGCCACGACAGCGGCGCCGAGGACAGCGCGTGGCGCACCTGGGTGGACGAGACCGTCGTCAGCTGGGCCGCCTGCCTGCTCGCCGATCCCGCGCTCGCCGCCCGCGCCCACCAGCAGTCGGCGGGCCGCTCCGACACCCGCCCCGACGGTCTGCGGCGGCTGACCCACCCGGGCGCCCACGAGTCCGAAGCCGCCGTGCTGCTGCGCCACCCCGATCTGCTGGAATCGGTGGCCGCACGGCACCGGTCCGCGCTCGCCGAGCTGCTGGGCACCGCGACCGCACCGGCCTAGCCCCGTCGGGCGCGCTGCGCCACACGCCGACCCTGTGCGGGATGTTCCCGGCCGGCTCGGTCCGAGCCGGCCCCCGCTCCGGGCCCGTGCCGTTCCCAGCACGCGATGGGGACCTCGCCGATCCTCGGGCCCTCCCGCGCCACCGGCGGCGTCCCCCTGCCCGTGACCTCCTGGGGTCGTCCGTGCGGGTTCCGCGGACTGCCCTACGCGGTCGGCCGAACCCGCACGCTCACCCGTGGAGCCGCACCGGCAGGCGCGTCAGCCCGCGCAGCATGGTGCTCGGCCGCCACTCCAGGTCCGTCGGGTCGGCGTCGAGGGCCAGGCCGGGATGACGCTCGATCAGGGTGCGGACCGCGACGGCGGCTTCGACCCGGGCGAGCGGGGCGCCGAGGCAGTGGTGGATCCCGTGGCCGAACGCGAGGTGGCCGACGGGCGCGCGGTGGAGGTCGAACCGGTCAGGGTCGGGGAAGTGGCGCGGGTCGCGCGAGGCCGCCGCCAGGGAGACCAGGACGCTGTCGCCCGCCGGGACGGTGGTGTCGCCGATCCGCACCGGCGCGGTGGCGAAGCGGAACGCGGTGGACTCCACCGGGCCGTCGTGGCGGAGTGTCTCCTCGACGGCGGCGTCGACCAGGCCGGGATCGGCGCGGACGGCGGCGAACTGCTCGGGGTGGGTGAGCAGGGCGAGGACCGTGCCCGAGACGAGGTTCACGGTGGTCTCGTGGCCCGCGACGAGGAGGAGGAACGCCATCCCGAGCAGTTCCTCGGCGGACAGTCCGTCGGCCGGCGCGGAGACGAGCGCACTGAGCAGGTCCCCGCGCGGGTCGCTCCGGCGCTCCTCGACGAGCGCCGTGAGACGGTCGGTCATCGCACCGACCGCGACGCCGGCTGCCTCGGCCGAGCTGGGCGCGACCAGTTCGGCCGACCAGGCGTGGAAGGCGTCGCGGTCCGGATCCGGCACGCCGAGCAGTTCGCAGATGACGGTCATCGGCAGCGGCAGCGCGTACGCGGCCACGAGGTCGACGGAGCCTCCGGTGGGCAGCGCGCCGAGCAGCGTCCCGGCGATCTCCCGGATGCGCGGGCGCAGCGCCCGGATCCGGCCGGCCGTGAACTCCCGGGCGACCAGCCCGCGCAGTCGGGTGTGCCGCGGCGCGTCGCTCTGGAGCATGTTGACGCCGATGGCGTGGCCGCCGTCGTCGGCCCACGAGGAGGAGTGCCGGATGTCGTTGCTGAGCCGGGGATCGGTGAGCGCGGCGCGGGCCTCGTCGCGGGCGACTATCAGCCAGGCCTCTCCGGCCCCCGGGACGAGGATCCGGTGGACCGGCCCCTTGGCACGGAGCGCCGCGTACACCGGGTACGGGTCGGTGGTGACGTCGAGGCCCGCGGGGGCCAGGTCCTGGAGCGTCGGAGCAGGCACGGGCGTTCCCCCCTGTGGAAACGGGGAGTGGTCCCCGGTTGTGGCCGACCCTATCAAACGGGGACTGCTCCCCGTTTCCAGGGGCCGGATCAGTCCGCAGAGCGGCCGCCGGGCAGCTCGTCGTGAACTCACGCGACGGGGCGTCGGTGACGGTGCGAGACTCCCTCCCATGAAGCCGAATGATCCCAAGGACGACCTGCACCGCTACCTCAGGGCGGCCCGCGAAGCCGTCGTCTGGAAGCTCGAAGGACTGTCCGAGTACGACCTCCGCCGCCCCCTGACGCCGACCGGCACCAACCTGCTCGGCCTCGTCAAGCACCTGGCCAGCGTCGAACTCGGCTACTTCGGCCCGACCTTCGGCCGCCCGCACGGCGAAGCCCTCCCGTGGCACGAGGACGGCGCCGAGCCCAACTCCGACATGTGGGCGACCGCCGACGAGTCCCGCGAGGACGTTGTCGGCCTCTACCACCGCGCCTGGGCGCACGCGGACGCGACGATCGAGGCGCTGCCGCTCGACGCGATGGGCCACGTCGCATGGTGGGGTGACAATGGAGACGCGACGCTGCAGCGGATCATGCTCCACATGACGGCCGAGACGAACCGCCACGCCGGCCACGCCGACATCGTCCGCGAACTGATCGACGGCAAGGTCGGCATGCGGGCCGACAGCAGCAACATGGACGGCGGCGACGAGGCCTGGTACCAGGACTACTGGAACCGGCTGGAGGCGTCCGCCAAGGAGGCCCAGGCCAAGGAGGGCTGAGTTCGCGGAAGGCGACGCGCACCGACGGGAGCGGTAATTCGCTGTCCGATCACCGGAGCAGGGTGGTAGACATCCGACGTGGAAAAGAATCTTGAGTTCCCCGCGCTGCTGCAGCTGATTGACGAACGGTCAACTGCCTTCCGCGCCGCGGTCGCCGCCGCGCCGAGCCTTGACGCGCAGGTGCCGAGCTGCCCCGAGTGGACGCTGTTCGACCTGGTGAAGCACCTGGGCGGGGGAGACCGTTTCTGGGCCGCCATCGTCGGCGCGGGGCCCGCCGACGGTCCGCCGGCCGAGGCCGCCGCCGCGCGTGCCGCCCTGGAGCTGCCGCGGGAGCGCGAGGCCCTGCTGGACTGGCTGGCCGCGTCGACGGAGCTCCTGCTGGGCGCCCTGCGCGAGGCGGGCCCGGACAGCGATTGCTGGGCGTGGTGGAGCGACCTGCAGACGCCGCGGAGCTCCGGCGGTGTCGCCCGGCACCGGGTCCAGGAGAGTGCGGTGCACACCTACGACGCCCAGCTCGCCGCCGGCACTGCCGAGCCGCTGCCGGGCGACGTCGCCCTCGACGGCGTGGAGGAGTTCCTGTTCACCTGCGTGGCGTCGCGCACCGCCTGGCCGCACAAGCCCGCGACCTTCGACTTCCAGGCCGCCGAGGGCCGCTCCTGGCGGCTGACCGTCGACGGCGACGGTGCACGCTCCGCCCGCATCCCCGCGGCCGGCGAGGCGGACGCGGCCGGCGTCTCCGTGCACGGCACGGCCAGTGAACTGGTCCTCTACCTGTACGACCGCGTCAAGGCCGACTCCCTGCACGTCGACGGCGACGCCGGCCTGCTCGACCTGCTGCGCGCCTGGGAGCCGGAGAACTAGAACGCGGCGAGGGCGTGAGGGAGGGACGCGCGGTGCTGGTCATGCCCGGTCGCCGGACGTCGACCATGGAACTGCTGGCCGTCGAGGCGGCAGCCCGGGGGATCCCGGTCCGGGCCGCGGAGGAGGCCGGGCTGACCGGCCCCGCCCACTGGTACGGCGGGCCGGTCGCGGGAGCGCGGCTGGCCGGCCGACTGGGCTTCGCGTTGCTGGAGCCCACGGACGACTGGCTCGCCGAGCTGCCCGAGCAGTTCACCGGCCGTCAGATCCGGGCGGCCACGGTCGCGGACGCCCGGGCGATCGACCGGCCGACGTTCGTCAAACCGCCCCGCGACAAGTCCTTCCCGGCCGACATCCACACCGACGGCTCCCGGCTGTCCTCCGCCCTGGACCCGGCGACCCCGGTGCTGCTGTCCGACGTGGTGACCTTCGCGGCCGAGTACCGGCTGTTCCTGCTGGACGGCCGGATCGCCGCGGCGACCCGGTACGCGGTGTTCGGCCGGCTCGACCCGCGCCCGCTCGGCACCGACCGTGGGGACCGAGCCACCGCCGCCGAAATCACCGAGTTCACCGACCACTTGGTCGCCACTGCGGGACACACCCTGCCGAGCGCCGTCGTCGTGGACGTCGGGCAGCTCCTCGACCCGTACCGCCCGGGCCACCGCTGGGCCGTGGTGGAGGCCAACATGGCGTGGTTCTCGCACGCCTACGCCGCCGACCCGGCACGGGTGCTGGACGTGGTCCTGCGGGCGGCGGGCCCACGCGAGCACCTGCGGCCACGCGACCTGGCGTTCGAACGGTGAGGTCGCCCGAGCGGTTGCCGCAGAGGCCGGCAGTCGGCTCGGCATCAGCCTCGGGCGAAGCCCGTGGGCAGCCGCTCGGCTCGCTGCTGCGACAGTGTCGCGCGCGACCGGCCCGGGTGCGCACGGGCGATGCGGGGCACGGTGACGCCGGTCGTCGACTGCGATGGCTGTCCGGCGCAGGGCGGGGGCGACGCCGGGTCAACGGGAGTTGCGGCGGGCGATGTCGGCGTTGAGGGCGGTGGCGAAGACGCACCAGGCGGCGTAGGGCAGCAGGGCTGCAGCGGCGGTCGGGTCGGTGCGCTGGGTGCGTCGGATCAGTTCGGCGTTGCTGACGTCCAGCAGGGAGGTGCCGACCAGGCCCGCGGCCGGGCTCTGTCGCCGGAAGAACAGCCAGTTCCACGCGCTGTTCAGGCCCAGGTTGACGCCCAGGCTCGTGGCGAGCGCTGCCCGGTCGCGACCTTCTGCGGCGGCCAGGGCACGGCCGCCGGCCCAGGCGATCGAGGCGTAGAGGGGTGTCCACACGGCGCCGAACGCCCAGGAGGGCGGCTGCCACGGAGGTTTGGCGAGCGAGCGGTACCAGGTGCTGTCGGGGTCGACCGCTCGGGCGCCGAGCACCGCGGTGGCCGTCACCGCCGCCGCGGTGGCGGCGTAGGCGGGCCACCGGCGGCCGGACGGGGTCGTGGACTTCTCGCTGATGATCCTCATGGCCTGCACCTTC
The DNA window shown above is from Streptomyces sp. TLI_171 and carries:
- a CDS encoding SDR family oxidoreductase codes for the protein MAHPSRRRPSRRRPAPADRPTSTASPGPARTALVTGASRGLGLLIARELAGRGYRVMLCARDRDELRRAERRLAADGASVASVACDITDPGAPEQLLAAVHDRFGPLDLLVNNAGIIQVGPFDALREQDFRQAMETMLFAPLRLTTAALPDLRRTGHGSIVNITSIGGRVPAPHLLPYVAAKFAAAGLSQGLRAELAGSGVSVTTVVPGLMRTGSHTAARFHGRAAAEYSWFAAAASLPLLSMDAERAARAIVRAAERGRPDLVLTPAARIGSRFQGLAPATTTRLLTLAARLLPRTGPRPAHDVPGAEAARTAPLPSWVTTLGDCAGHRFGEPPAAT
- a CDS encoding alcohol dehydrogenase catalytic domain-containing protein → MKALTWQGKRDVRVETVPDPTIKDPTDVIVSITSSGLCGSDLHLYEVLGPFLEAGDILGHEPMGVVQDVGPDVTEVEAGDRVVVPFNVSCGTCRTCSDGLHSQCETTQVRDYGNGAALFGYTKLYGQVPGGQAELLRVPFGNNLPVKVPDGPPDDRFVFLSDVLPTAWQAVAYADVPAGGSLVVLGLGPIGDMAARIALHRGAGQVIGVDLVPERLDRARARGVTALNLAEHGKDLAEVIRDLTDGLGPHAVIDAVGMEAHGSPGAGLAQKATSLLPGRLAAALMERAGIDRLHALHLAIDIVRRGGTISVSGVYGGQTDPLPLLTMFDKQIQLRMGQANVHRWVPEILPLLLDGDPLGVDDFATHHLPLAQAPEAYEMFQKKQDGAVKILFHP
- a CDS encoding TspO/MBR family protein produces the protein MRIISEKSTTPSGRRWPAYAATAAAVTATAVLGARAVDPDSTWYRSLAKPPWQPPSWAFGAVWTPLYASIAWAGGRALAAAEGRDRAALATSLGVNLGLNSAWNWLFFRRQSPAAGLVGTSLLDVSNAELIRRTQRTDPTAAAALLPYAAWCVFATALNADIARRNSR
- a CDS encoding DinB family protein, coding for MKPNDPKDDLHRYLRAAREAVVWKLEGLSEYDLRRPLTPTGTNLLGLVKHLASVELGYFGPTFGRPHGEALPWHEDGAEPNSDMWATADESREDVVGLYHRAWAHADATIEALPLDAMGHVAWWGDNGDATLQRIMLHMTAETNRHAGHADIVRELIDGKVGMRADSSNMDGGDEAWYQDYWNRLEASAKEAQAKEG
- a CDS encoding NADPH-dependent F420 reductase, which produces MTTIAVLGNGRVGGNLAQALVRAGHEVTAVDREPGAAADAARTAEVVINATPGAGSLERLTALREELRGKILVDVSNATTDGPDGLPADLIHPGSSLAEQLQEALPETHVVKTLNTMLFPVMTAPAALAQAPTAFLSGNDPRTKKTVRELLTDLGWQQEWITDLGGIETARATEAAVLFVPHVIRASGFTPFAVSISR
- a CDS encoding maleylpyruvate isomerase family mycothiol-dependent enzyme, translated to MEKNLEFPALLQLIDERSTAFRAAVAAAPSLDAQVPSCPEWTLFDLVKHLGGGDRFWAAIVGAGPADGPPAEAAAARAALELPREREALLDWLAASTELLLGALREAGPDSDCWAWWSDLQTPRSSGGVARHRVQESAVHTYDAQLAAGTAEPLPGDVALDGVEEFLFTCVASRTAWPHKPATFDFQAAEGRSWRLTVDGDGARSARIPAAGEADAAGVSVHGTASELVLYLYDRVKADSLHVDGDAGLLDLLRAWEPEN
- a CDS encoding inositol monophosphatase family protein, with the protein product MPEPIRTAESASPANANAAPAGSASGADLLARTADAVRAAGAVLRERFGDVVPYRTREELMGALAANDAAALEVLRPALARLRPDARFVEDELAGGALPSGEWWVVDPAEGNVNHLHALPEWAVTATLVRDNRPVLTAVHLPLTGETYTALAGAGAHLDGHPLHVSRTTDLALGLVATSQARPDENEEVVRRIGSSITAMLLDALVVRTSVPATLHLLNVAAGRIDAFWQFAGARADLLPGALLVTEAGGAVSDAEGRPWTPQSDTFLAAAPGVHARAVATLSR
- a CDS encoding ATP-grasp domain-containing protein, producing MELLAVEAAARGIPVRAAEEAGLTGPAHWYGGPVAGARLAGRLGFALLEPTDDWLAELPEQFTGRQIRAATVADARAIDRPTFVKPPRDKSFPADIHTDGSRLSSALDPATPVLLSDVVTFAAEYRLFLLDGRIAAATRYAVFGRLDPRPLGTDRGDRATAAEITEFTDHLVATAGHTLPSAVVVDVGQLLDPYRPGHRWAVVEANMAWFSHAYAADPARVLDVVLRAAGPREHLRPRDLAFER
- a CDS encoding LysR family transcriptional regulator; its protein translation is MQLDLNLLTALDALLEEGSVAGAADRLHVTAPAMSRSLGRIRKATGDQILVRTGRHMTPTPRALAMRTEVHVLVQQAHQLLSSRPDLDLAGLERVFTVRLHDALTTACGTALVAAMHRQAPRAKIRLTVEPGHDTPELRRGEVDLASSAAPPSRPDIRHRLIGQDRIILAVRAGHPLTEGPVTVARYAAADHVTVSRRGSLHDRVDEVVAALGHERRVTVSAPATDTALQLARDTDVVVTLPEAVTRSARDQLGLVMLALPFDLPPVPLYLLWHQRYDDDPAHTWLLDLATRTLQDLFAAPDASGQ
- a CDS encoding cytochrome P450 yields the protein MPAPTLQDLAPAGLDVTTDPYPVYAALRAKGPVHRILVPGAGEAWLIVARDEARAALTDPRLSNDIRHSSSWADDGGHAIGVNMLQSDAPRHTRLRGLVAREFTAGRIRALRPRIREIAGTLLGALPTGGSVDLVAAYALPLPMTVICELLGVPDPDRDAFHAWSAELVAPSSAEAAGVAVGAMTDRLTALVEERRSDPRGDLLSALVSAPADGLSAEELLGMAFLLLVAGHETTVNLVSGTVLALLTHPEQFAAVRADPGLVDAAVEETLRHDGPVESTAFRFATAPVRIGDTTVPAGDSVLVSLAAASRDPRHFPDPDRFDLHRAPVGHLAFGHGIHHCLGAPLARVEAAVAVRTLIERHPGLALDADPTDLEWRPSTMLRGLTRLPVRLHG
- a CDS encoding hemerythrin domain-containing protein, which codes for MGHGGNVIEELKADHREVEEMFARIRTMTGGGQGLRDVVDEVTIELVRHSVAEEQYLYPAVREHVQGGDGLADKEIEDHAKVEKMLKKLEQMDTGDPQMTPLLHQLMDEVSAHVQDEEQNLFPMLAMACTPEQLNDLGDKVRRAKSMAPTRPHPAAPSSPTASKLLAPGAGLVDRARDFVSGRGKS